One bacterium genomic region harbors:
- a CDS encoding radical SAM protein: protein MGYTTLGLMLGYGCNARCRSCLWGDLLNRKDRMSAEDACAWVDQAYGLGELRLVGFSGGEPFVFLETMKEVMRYAKETYDLPSVAVTNAFWAKTPRAAREQLGALYDLGLRQLLLSVDDFHQEWIPLERVRNALEASRELGIAPTLQCVVTASSKKLSHYLEALGVKEGDEVMASEVPCAPIGFAAGLSASEFPQHSEIPCDYCSLLQTLIVRPEGSVHLCCGPAFTIPVLDVGNIREEPLEEIIERAEWNPLYNALALDNGPGGRVKDVLAEAGELPTTGFASSCHACHHLLTRSGVAEQLEEALALQQAELFLKRTIVDQETTRRGSDILNL from the coding sequence ATGGGCTATACGACTCTGGGTTTGATGTTGGGATACGGATGCAACGCGCGCTGTCGCTCGTGCCTTTGGGGCGACCTGCTCAACCGGAAGGACCGAATGAGCGCCGAAGACGCGTGCGCCTGGGTCGACCAGGCCTACGGTCTGGGCGAGCTGCGGCTTGTCGGCTTCAGCGGCGGTGAGCCCTTCGTGTTCCTCGAGACGATGAAAGAGGTGATGCGCTACGCCAAGGAGACCTACGATCTGCCGTCGGTTGCCGTCACCAATGCCTTCTGGGCCAAGACCCCACGGGCCGCACGCGAGCAGCTGGGCGCGCTCTACGACTTGGGGCTTCGCCAGCTGCTGCTGAGCGTCGACGACTTCCACCAGGAGTGGATTCCCCTGGAGCGAGTCCGCAACGCCCTGGAGGCATCGCGGGAGCTTGGGATCGCTCCGACGCTTCAGTGCGTGGTCACGGCGAGCAGCAAGAAGCTGAGCCACTATCTCGAAGCGCTGGGCGTCAAGGAAGGCGACGAGGTCATGGCCTCGGAGGTGCCCTGCGCCCCCATCGGCTTTGCAGCCGGTCTCAGCGCTAGCGAGTTTCCGCAGCATAGCGAGATCCCGTGCGACTACTGCTCGCTGCTGCAGACGCTGATCGTACGTCCCGAGGGTAGCGTTCATCTGTGTTGCGGACCGGCATTCACGATTCCGGTCCTGGATGTCGGCAACATTCGCGAAGAGCCTCTCGAGGAGATCATCGAGCGGGCGGAGTGGAACCCCCTCTACAACGCTTTGGCGCTCGACAATGGCCCCGGTGGCCGAGTGAAAGACGTGCTTGCCGAGGCGGGAGAGTTGCCGACAACCGGCTTCGCCTCCTCCTGCCACGCTTGTCATCATTTGCTGACCCGGTCGGGAGTCGCCGAGCAACTCGAGGAAGCCCTCGCGCTACAGCAGGCCGAGCTCTTCTTGAAGAGGACGATCGTGGATCAGGAAACCACGCGCAGGGGCTCCGACATCCTGAACCTATGA
- a CDS encoding energy transducer TonB, whose product MKRGWSISILVILGLGALSAGRADAGTDTGDGAGDVLVVRYASLVGGREAGSAPISSGVLGRRELHQFLLEWQPESDNAEVREVFALNDLGELARQATQLPLNGGAVSGVYVHGDSSFEIDMDIRPSKTLDSGDDVMTISAKIKRDGELLSGPTIHTRLGERAIVTSAEGPDGPFLFLVVEVDRMSQAELGRRGLRHSWRKDLMLVDGEEVTAPVPIEKTQPAYPAEARELKHQGRVVLRMVINAEGVIEGIEVLEGQPYGLSEAAVAAAKTWRFKPALYEGEPVAVVYMVTVNFRLE is encoded by the coding sequence ATGAAACGAGGATGGTCGATTTCGATACTGGTGATTCTCGGGCTCGGTGCGCTTTCAGCGGGAAGGGCCGATGCCGGTACCGATACCGGGGACGGCGCTGGAGATGTGCTGGTCGTGCGCTATGCCTCGCTCGTGGGTGGCCGCGAAGCCGGAAGTGCGCCGATCTCATCGGGAGTTCTGGGGCGCCGGGAGCTCCATCAGTTCCTGTTGGAGTGGCAGCCGGAGTCCGACAACGCAGAAGTGCGAGAGGTTTTTGCGCTCAACGATCTGGGTGAGCTCGCGCGCCAGGCCACGCAGCTGCCTCTGAATGGTGGCGCCGTGTCGGGGGTCTACGTTCACGGGGATTCGAGCTTCGAGATCGACATGGACATCCGACCATCGAAGACCCTCGATAGCGGCGACGACGTGATGACGATTTCGGCCAAGATCAAGCGTGACGGCGAGCTGCTCTCGGGGCCGACCATCCATACTCGCCTCGGCGAGCGCGCCATCGTCACCTCGGCCGAGGGGCCCGATGGGCCATTCCTGTTCTTGGTCGTCGAGGTCGATCGGATGTCTCAGGCCGAGTTGGGTCGACGGGGACTGCGCCATTCCTGGCGCAAAGACCTCATGCTGGTGGACGGCGAAGAGGTGACCGCGCCGGTGCCGATCGAGAAGACCCAACCGGCCTACCCGGCCGAGGCCCGCGAGCTGAAACACCAGGGGCGAGTGGTGTTGCGGATGGTCATCAATGCCGAGGGCGTGATCGAAGGGATCGAGGTGCTCGAGGGCCAGCCGTACGGGCTCAGCGAGGCCGCGGTGGCCGCGGCCAAGACCTGGCGCTTCAAGCCCGCGCTCTACGAGGGCGAGCCGGTCGCCGTCGTCTATATGGTCACGGTCAACTTTCGGCTGGAGTGA
- a CDS encoding B12-binding domain-containing radical SAM protein, translating into MSSWYSLDREPAMLSLPMGLLSLAAVLEQSGHEVSLVDFNYALAEGEIRLDEDFYADASAKILSHEPEVVGFSTMCNSYHIALRLAEAVKRKLPQVPVVFGGPQASVADVETLEAFAFVDLILRDEAEESLPLLLAALSTGGELDAVPGLTRRRGREVVRHPDAPLVVDLDSLPIPAYHLFPYEVGSSPALDVGRGCPFACSFCSTSTFWRRRFRLKSVDRILEEMRGLQRDHGASHFTFMHDLFTVNRRRLLEFCDRLLEEKMEVEWSCSSRVDCVDREVLARMAEAGCEAIFYGVESGSPRMQKEIRKDLDLEQVRTAVDQTLESEMRPTFSFIAGFPTETTEDLVETMDLVEELLRRPMVNVQLHLLAPQLATPDYDDHGHRLRWDGYYSDISGADYRFLEPEWFRRHPRLFTSFYYFETEGIRRELLRGLDLFVHGPCSQMRGTVLGLLGEESSLWQTYEAWHTWATDHRRGGGPMTNQTLDEFLLDFYEFAADTISGGRAKLDLGHVRDEILAFYLRHYDQTPVRFVPAPELKGTTATRQGTGAE; encoded by the coding sequence TTGAGTAGCTGGTACAGCCTCGACCGCGAACCGGCCATGCTCTCGCTGCCTATGGGCCTTTTGTCCCTGGCGGCGGTGCTCGAGCAGAGCGGCCACGAGGTTTCTCTGGTGGACTTCAACTATGCGCTGGCCGAGGGCGAGATCCGCCTCGACGAGGACTTCTATGCCGATGCTTCGGCCAAGATCCTCTCGCACGAGCCCGAGGTGGTGGGCTTCTCCACGATGTGCAACTCGTACCACATCGCTTTGCGCCTCGCCGAGGCCGTCAAGAGGAAGCTGCCGCAGGTACCCGTCGTCTTCGGCGGACCGCAGGCCTCGGTCGCCGACGTCGAGACTCTCGAGGCCTTTGCCTTCGTCGATCTGATCCTCCGCGACGAGGCCGAGGAATCTCTGCCGCTACTGCTGGCGGCGCTGTCGACGGGCGGCGAGCTCGACGCGGTCCCCGGGCTGACCCGGCGTCGAGGTCGTGAGGTCGTACGCCATCCCGATGCGCCGCTGGTCGTCGATTTGGACTCCCTGCCGATACCCGCCTACCACCTCTTTCCCTACGAGGTCGGTAGCTCTCCGGCCTTGGACGTCGGCAGAGGATGTCCGTTCGCCTGCAGCTTCTGCTCGACCTCTACCTTTTGGCGCAGGCGGTTTCGCCTCAAGTCCGTCGATCGAATCCTCGAGGAGATGCGCGGTCTCCAGCGAGACCACGGAGCTTCCCACTTCACGTTCATGCACGACCTGTTCACGGTCAACCGGCGCCGATTGCTCGAATTCTGCGACCGGCTCCTGGAAGAGAAGATGGAAGTGGAGTGGTCGTGCAGCTCGCGAGTGGACTGCGTTGACCGCGAGGTCCTCGCCCGCATGGCCGAAGCGGGTTGCGAGGCGATCTTCTACGGGGTGGAGTCGGGCTCGCCCCGGATGCAGAAAGAAATCCGCAAGGATCTGGATCTGGAGCAGGTTCGAACGGCCGTGGATCAGACCCTGGAATCGGAGATGCGGCCGACGTTCTCGTTCATCGCCGGCTTTCCGACCGAGACCACCGAGGATCTGGTGGAGACCATGGATCTTGTCGAAGAGCTCTTGCGGCGGCCCATGGTCAACGTCCAGCTCCATCTTCTGGCGCCTCAGCTCGCGACGCCGGACTATGACGACCATGGGCATCGCCTGCGTTGGGACGGCTACTACTCCGACATTTCCGGGGCCGACTACCGCTTTCTCGAGCCGGAGTGGTTCCGGAGGCATCCGCGGCTGTTTACCAGCTTCTACTATTTCGAGACCGAGGGGATTCGGCGCGAGCTGCTGCGCGGACTGGACCTTTTCGTTCATGGTCCTTGCTCCCAGATGCGGGGCACGGTCCTCGGTCTCCTGGGCGAAGAAAGCTCCCTGTGGCAGACCTACGAGGCTTGGCACACCTGGGCGACCGACCACCGCCGGGGCGGCGGACCGATGACCAACCAGACCCTCGATGAGTTCCTGCTCGATTTCTACGAGTTCGCCGCCGACACCATCTCCGGAGGCCGGGCGAAGCTCGACCTCGGACATGTTCGCGACGAGATTCTCGCTTTCTATCTGCGCCACTACGATCAGACGCCGGTCCGGTTCGTGCCTGCGCCCGAGCTCAAGGGCACGACCGCGACGCGTCAGGGGACAGGAGCCGAGTGA